A single Gemmatimonadota bacterium DNA region contains:
- a CDS encoding response regulator, whose product MSADGSAPIRVLIAEDEEHLGAILEHFLRSRGYAVTMCRDGRAALTELHAVPYDVALIDIVMPEMDGLEVLRHLQNEPAPPEVIIITGNGTIDTAITAIKLGAYDYISKPYRMAEIDVMVRRAWEKRELGKANVMLRARTRELPSEMTSRNPSMREVLARLPALAQSDAPVVIKGERGVGKSYVARYLHALSGRVRDSLIEVRQVRGGLTGAAALVGRQGVPSGGAMPTGAFLAADRGTTVIDIAALDEEARGVLRDVIGSNAFMRIGGSHALPLTTRLVICVDDPADAFASSIGAEQLTIPPLRTRHEDLAPLVAEMLAEQTGPIHTIAPEAFDVLASYTWPGNVRELGVVLARCALLAPKENISAGDLRLLLATGAVGVEGRGAPLSDLEKLHIEAMLVRFHWHQGRAAEALGISTKTLYRKMREFGFRRPRKRKFARVRPEE is encoded by the coding sequence ATGAGCGCCGACGGGAGTGCCCCAATCCGTGTGCTGATTGCCGAGGATGAGGAGCACCTTGGCGCAATTCTCGAGCATTTTCTGAGGAGCCGCGGTTACGCGGTAACTATGTGTCGTGACGGCCGTGCTGCGTTGACCGAGCTGCATGCCGTTCCGTACGACGTCGCGCTGATCGACATCGTGATGCCCGAGATGGACGGACTCGAAGTACTGCGGCATTTGCAGAACGAGCCCGCGCCGCCGGAGGTGATCATAATCACCGGCAACGGCACGATCGATACCGCGATAACCGCCATCAAGCTCGGCGCGTACGACTACATCTCCAAGCCATACAGAATGGCCGAGATCGACGTAATGGTGCGTCGTGCGTGGGAAAAGCGCGAGCTCGGCAAGGCCAACGTCATGTTGCGTGCACGGACGCGCGAACTGCCATCGGAGATGACGAGCAGGAATCCGTCGATGCGCGAAGTGCTGGCGCGTCTGCCGGCGCTTGCGCAATCCGATGCGCCAGTCGTGATCAAGGGCGAGCGCGGCGTTGGCAAGAGTTACGTTGCGCGATATCTGCATGCGCTGTCCGGACGCGTCCGCGACTCGCTGATCGAAGTGCGACAGGTCCGCGGTGGTCTTACCGGCGCCGCAGCACTCGTTGGACGGCAGGGAGTTCCGTCCGGCGGCGCAATGCCCACGGGTGCATTTCTCGCAGCGGACCGTGGAACGACGGTGATCGACATCGCGGCACTGGACGAAGAGGCGCGCGGCGTACTGCGGGACGTAATCGGGTCCAACGCCTTCATGCGTATCGGAGGATCACACGCACTTCCCCTGACCACGCGTCTGGTGATCTGCGTGGACGATCCTGCCGACGCCTTCGCCTCGTCGATCGGCGCCGAGCAGTTGACGATTCCGCCGCTTCGCACTCGGCACGAAGACCTTGCGCCACTGGTCGCCGAGATGTTGGCCGAGCAGACGGGACCGATTCACACCATCGCGCCGGAGGCATTCGACGTGCTTGCGTCGTATACGTGGCCCGGAAACGTGCGCGAGCTCGGCGTGGTGCTTGCCCGTTGCGCGCTTCTCGCTCCCAAGGAGAACATCTCCGCTGGCGACCTTCGCCTGCTGCTCGCCACCGGGGCAGTCGGTGTGGAAGGGCGGGGCGCGCCCCTCTCCGACCTGGAAAAGCTGCATATTGAAGCCATGCTAGTCCGATTTCATTGGCACCAGGGCCGCGCAGCCGAGGCGCTTGGCATATCGACCAAGACACTGTATCGCAAGATGCGCGAGTTCGGCTTTCGCCGTCCGCGCAAGCGCAAGTTTGCCCGGGTCCGGCCTGAGGAATGA
- a CDS encoding response regulator transcription factor, producing MKILVIEDDPTVGQFVKRGLEEQRWTVDLAENGNDGEALATAGDYDLIILDMRLPGKSGMEVLHDLRARNFQRPVLVLTAQDAVDAKVQTLRAGADDYVTKPFAFEELLARVEALARRPRAMASPVMQVADLTLDVDTREVRRGGSLIELTPKEYTVLEYLMRHHGRVMSRTLITEYAWGYHFDPGTNIVDVVINHLRKKIDADHEKKLISTVRGVGYVVRG from the coding sequence ATGAAGATCCTCGTTATCGAGGACGATCCGACCGTCGGGCAGTTCGTCAAGCGGGGGTTGGAGGAGCAGCGCTGGACCGTCGATCTTGCCGAGAACGGAAATGATGGAGAAGCACTCGCCACGGCCGGCGACTACGATCTCATCATTCTCGACATGCGGCTGCCGGGGAAGTCCGGAATGGAGGTGCTTCACGACCTTCGCGCGCGCAACTTTCAGCGCCCAGTGCTCGTGCTGACGGCACAGGACGCGGTTGATGCGAAGGTACAGACACTGCGTGCCGGCGCGGACGATTACGTGACAAAGCCTTTCGCATTCGAGGAACTGCTCGCGCGCGTGGAGGCACTTGCGCGTCGTCCGCGCGCGATGGCGTCTCCCGTGATGCAGGTGGCCGATCTCACGCTCGACGTCGACACGCGCGAAGTGCGGCGAGGCGGCAGTCTCATTGAGCTCACGCCCAAGGAATACACGGTGCTGGAGTACCTGATGCGACATCACGGCCGCGTGATGAGCAGAACGCTGATCACCGAGTACGCCTGGGGATATCACTTCGATCCGGGGACCAACATCGTGGACGTCGTGATCAATCACCTTCGCAAGAAGATCGACGCCGATCACGAGAAGAAGCTGATCTCGACCGTGCGCGGCGTCGGGTACGTTGTGCGCGGATGA
- a CDS encoding ATP-binding protein, which translates to MIPARLKLTFVFAGAMTVTGAALGIAVSASRTAGAYSAIAREALADGDLAMRIIEQASKDREPVVARDSSGAEQIARSVAARLEVIPGYVVIVGRKANVVFTSFDVRDLSDDDWTTLQHGIADLPDDGPAGVISVGQERILFVAHAIHDSTTRLSRVVTGVRVRGAQSLPTELVTTLFAVMPLAIALASWGMWLMLGGTFRRIERVRRGVADITDGRSLHRRLSDDEASPEIAALIDTLNSMIARLETSFAALRRFTADASHELKTPLAVLRADVERAMSATTRKDDRLVALEEALHETTRMADLVESLLTLARADEGRFDLYRERVDLSELTQEVYETALILGEGAGVAVNLPFTTEVTIAGDRTRLRQLFLNLVTNAIKYTPRGGRVDIGLGRHPDNVTFAVRDTGAGIAAADLPHIFERFWRADRARSRTAERGGFGLGLAISQWIAQAHGGTLTVQSRLGKGSLFTLTLPLDAADRAEPDDETLPEH; encoded by the coding sequence ATGATTCCTGCGCGGCTGAAGCTGACGTTTGTTTTCGCCGGTGCCATGACCGTGACCGGCGCCGCACTTGGAATAGCAGTTTCCGCTTCGCGCACCGCCGGTGCATACAGCGCCATCGCGCGCGAGGCACTGGCAGACGGCGATCTCGCGATGCGGATCATCGAGCAGGCATCGAAGGATCGAGAGCCAGTCGTGGCACGCGATTCATCTGGCGCCGAGCAGATCGCGCGCTCGGTTGCGGCACGACTGGAAGTGATCCCGGGGTATGTCGTGATCGTCGGACGCAAGGCGAACGTCGTGTTCACGTCCTTCGACGTGCGCGACCTGTCGGACGACGACTGGACGACGCTGCAGCATGGCATCGCCGATCTTCCCGACGACGGCCCAGCGGGCGTGATCAGCGTGGGACAGGAACGCATTCTGTTCGTCGCACACGCGATACACGACAGCACCACGCGCTTGAGCCGCGTCGTCACCGGCGTGCGCGTGCGGGGTGCTCAGAGTCTGCCGACGGAGCTTGTGACGACTCTCTTCGCGGTCATGCCTCTTGCGATCGCGCTTGCATCGTGGGGAATGTGGCTGATGCTCGGCGGTACGTTCCGTAGAATCGAGCGTGTGCGACGCGGAGTTGCCGACATCACCGACGGTCGCAGTCTGCACCGGCGATTGTCGGATGACGAGGCGAGTCCCGAGATAGCTGCCCTGATCGATACGTTGAATTCGATGATTGCACGGCTCGAGACATCGTTCGCGGCATTGCGGCGCTTCACCGCGGACGCGAGCCACGAGCTCAAGACACCGCTTGCCGTGTTGCGTGCGGACGTGGAGCGCGCAATGAGCGCTACAACACGGAAGGACGATCGTCTCGTCGCGCTCGAGGAAGCGCTGCACGAGACGACTCGCATGGCGGATCTCGTCGAGAGCCTGCTCACCCTTGCGCGTGCGGACGAGGGAAGATTCGACCTGTACCGCGAGCGCGTCGATCTGAGCGAGCTCACGCAGGAAGTGTACGAGACCGCGCTCATACTGGGCGAGGGTGCGGGCGTGGCGGTGAATCTTCCGTTCACGACCGAAGTCACGATTGCGGGCGATCGCACGCGACTGCGGCAGCTATTTCTGAACCTCGTTACCAACGCGATCAAGTACACACCGCGCGGCGGACGCGTCGACATCGGACTCGGGCGCCATCCAGACAACGTGACGTTCGCAGTGCGTGATACAGGAGCGGGAATCGCTGCTGCGGATCTACCGCATATCTTCGAGCGATTCTGGCGCGCCGATCGTGCACGCTCGCGCACTGCGGAGCGTGGAGGATTCGGGTTGGGTCTTGCGATCAGCCAGTGGATTGCTCAGGCTCACGGCGGCACTCTCACGGTTCAGTCGCGACTCGGCAAGGGGTCGTTGTTCACTCTCACGCTTCCGCTCGATGCAGCCGACCGCGCGGAGCCCGATGATGAGACGTTGCCGGAGCACTGA
- a CDS encoding TonB family protein: MFNQLIESKRAKKRSPGTTAFSIGLHAGLIGLAVWATANAAIKNEKPKAEKIEFVQVKKDEPPPPKKEAPPPPKATVAPPPPKGFQVPQAPPIVPVKIPDIDLSKKVTNVADFSGKGVEGGVANGVVGGKGPVSNTETYFSFQVEKPAAMASGTVTPQYPETLRSAGIEGEVDAEFTVDTTGRVDQAAGIKINKATNDLFAAAVKSALPRMKFYPAEIGGHKVRQLVQQPFTFTITH, from the coding sequence ATGTTCAACCAGCTAATCGAGTCGAAGCGCGCCAAGAAGCGCAGCCCGGGGACCACTGCGTTCAGCATTGGGCTGCACGCGGGACTCATCGGGCTCGCGGTCTGGGCGACGGCCAACGCCGCCATCAAGAACGAGAAGCCGAAGGCGGAGAAGATCGAATTCGTCCAGGTGAAGAAGGACGAGCCGCCTCCGCCAAAGAAGGAGGCACCGCCGCCGCCAAAGGCTACTGTTGCGCCGCCGCCGCCCAAGGGTTTCCAGGTGCCACAGGCGCCGCCGATCGTTCCGGTCAAGATCCCAGACATCGATCTCTCCAAGAAAGTCACGAACGTCGCTGACTTCAGCGGAAAGGGTGTCGAAGGCGGTGTCGCGAATGGTGTCGTAGGTGGAAAGGGACCGGTCTCGAACACCGAGACGTACTTCTCGTTTCAGGTAGAGAAGCCCGCCGCGATGGCGTCGGGAACCGTGACACCACAATACCCCGAGACGCTTCGCAGCGCGGGCATCGAGGGAGAAGTCGACGCGGAGTTCACCGTGGACACCACGGGCCGCGTGGATCAGGCCGCGGGGATCAAGATCAACAAGGCTACAAATGATCTGTTCGCCGCCGCCGTCAAGTCGGCCCTGCCGCGCATGAAGTTCTATCCTGCGGAGATCGGTGGGCACAAGGTCAGACAGCTCGTGCAGCAACCGTTCACGTTCACGATCACTCATTAA
- a CDS encoding MotA/TolQ/ExbB proton channel family protein, which translates to MHLSLIDLWGQMAGFARGIVYTLAIMSIWTLSISIKKWWDLKSAQNETRKFAPEFSQFLEEDNLVEAANLSERYKKSHVARVLAGALSETRALVQDGSVTIADINSAERAIEREMLMTITDLKRGLGVLATSGATAPFVGLLGTTMGIINAFTGMAVSGSGGLSAISGGISEALITTALGLLVAIPAVWLFNYFQTKVDNLTAEMTYTSKEMIDYLIKNVSGEFGRSRFTREFNTTATAGNAPISK; encoded by the coding sequence ATGCATCTATCGCTGATTGACCTTTGGGGCCAGATGGCCGGTTTCGCCCGCGGCATCGTTTACACGCTCGCGATCATGTCGATCTGGACCCTGTCGATTTCGATAAAGAAGTGGTGGGATCTCAAGTCGGCCCAGAACGAGACACGCAAGTTCGCGCCCGAGTTCTCGCAGTTCCTCGAAGAAGACAATCTCGTTGAGGCCGCAAACCTCTCCGAGCGCTACAAGAAGTCGCACGTTGCACGCGTTCTGGCCGGTGCGCTCTCCGAGACCCGCGCACTCGTACAGGATGGTTCCGTAACGATCGCCGACATCAACTCCGCAGAGCGCGCAATCGAGCGCGAAATGCTGATGACGATCACCGATCTCAAGCGCGGCCTGGGCGTACTCGCGACAAGCGGTGCAACTGCTCCGTTCGTCGGACTGCTCGGAACGACCATGGGTATCATCAACGCCTTCACGGGCATGGCAGTTTCCGGTTCAGGCGGTCTGTCCGCGATTTCCGGCGGTATTTCCGAGGCACTCATCACGACCGCTCTCGGTCTGCTCGTCGCAATTCCGGCAGTGTGGCTCTTCAACTACTTCCAGACCAAGGTCGACAATCTCACGGCCGAGATGACCTACACGTCCAAGGAAATGATCGACTATCTGATCAAGAACGTTTCGGGCGAGTTCGGTCGCAGCCGCTTCACGCGCGAGTTCAATACGACGGCCACGGCCGGCAACGCGCCAATTTCCAAGTAA
- a CDS encoding biopolymer transporter ExbD: protein MAMSTSGGNAVRADPNVTPMIDVMLVLLIIFMVIIPTLVSGVNAQPPAGQNLKPHPQQDQDQLLGIDNQGQYYLNRSAIPNASLSTALTDIYSKRTEDKILYVKADKNLDYGKILDALDIAAKSGVRMTAMVTDQQAGTHSLIPSDNIEATSAGTPSSGGPK from the coding sequence ATGGCAATGTCAACATCGGGCGGGAACGCGGTTCGCGCGGATCCAAATGTGACTCCGATGATCGACGTCATGCTCGTTTTGCTGATCATCTTCATGGTCATCATTCCGACGCTGGTGTCGGGCGTCAACGCGCAGCCGCCAGCTGGCCAGAACCTCAAGCCGCACCCGCAACAGGATCAGGACCAGCTTCTTGGTATCGACAATCAGGGCCAGTACTATCTCAATCGCAGTGCGATCCCGAACGCATCACTCAGTACCGCGCTCACCGATATCTACAGCAAGCGCACCGAGGACAAGATTCTCTACGTCAAGGCTGACAAGAATCTCGACTACGGCAAGATCCTCGATGCGCTCGATATTGCGGCAAAGAGTGGCGTTCGCATGACGGCCATGGTCACGGACCAGCAGGCTGGCACGCATTCGTTGATTCCGAGTGATAACATCGAGGCGACAAGCGCTGGCACGCCGAGCAGTGGAGGGCCAAAGTAA
- a CDS encoding biopolymer transporter ExbD, whose product MAMSTGGGRGGFTSEPNLTPMIDVLLVLLIIFMVIVPTARKAIDVQLPDPTVQPTSSPSTDQIVLEVAKDGTYLINKQPVPGGANGLSQMIHNTFDKRPEKIMFVKGDPAAKYQQIIQAMDIARGSGVLVIGITPKSTQ is encoded by the coding sequence ATGGCGATGTCAACAGGTGGTGGTCGCGGCGGCTTTACGTCCGAGCCGAATCTGACCCCGATGATCGACGTGTTGCTGGTGCTTCTCATCATCTTCATGGTGATCGTGCCAACGGCGCGGAAGGCGATCGACGTCCAGCTTCCAGATCCGACTGTCCAGCCGACGAGTTCGCCCAGCACAGATCAGATCGTGCTGGAAGTGGCCAAGGACGGCACGTATCTGATCAACAAGCAGCCGGTCCCTGGCGGTGCGAACGGCCTCAGCCAGATGATTCACAACACGTTCGACAAGCGGCCCGAGAAGATCATGTTCGTCAAGGGTGATCCGGCCGCCAAGTATCAGCAGATCATCCAGGCGATGGACATCGCTCGTGGCTCTGGTGTTCTCGTCATTGGCATAACGCCAAAGTCGACGCAGTAA
- a CDS encoding amino acid permease, whose amino-acid sequence MSNKTSRSGTGADTATAESNFVKAMTLTDATMLVAGTMIGSGIFIVSADIARKVQSPLWLIAVWVLTGVITLLGALAYGELAAMFPRAGGQYVFLRESMGPIVGFLYGWTLFVVIQTGTIAAVAVAFGKFLGVLWPAMTPDLYSWFPHFSFTLTGAPVDVGLSPQRLIALVTVWVLTWINLRGVREGKLVQTTLTIAKVGVLALLVILGLTIGRNATAILANFSPGNFAPHVDLNGAFVVAFGAAMVGSLFSSDSWNNVTFAAAEVQNPKRNLPLSLAIGAGMVTVLYILGNFAYLSVLPLHGTANGATVLARGIQFATQDRVGTATAEVIFGAAGGSIVAAAILISTFGCNNGLILSGARVYWAMARDRLFFARAGTLSAREVPAFGLITQAIWTSFLCLTGTYNQLLAYVIFAQLLFYAATTTGLFVLRRTRPDAERPYKAIGYPVLPALYVVLALAVALTLLLAPDTRTQSVAGLIIVLIGVPVYFLWRGVAGDAARNTE is encoded by the coding sequence GTGAGCAATAAAACCAGCCGTTCCGGTACCGGAGCGGATACGGCTACGGCCGAATCCAACTTCGTCAAGGCGATGACCCTGACCGACGCCACGATGCTCGTGGCGGGGACAATGATCGGGTCGGGCATCTTCATCGTTTCTGCAGACATCGCGCGAAAGGTCCAGTCGCCACTCTGGCTCATCGCAGTCTGGGTGCTCACTGGAGTCATAACGCTGCTCGGCGCACTCGCCTACGGCGAGCTTGCCGCGATGTTTCCGCGAGCGGGCGGACAGTATGTATTTCTTCGTGAATCCATGGGTCCAATCGTAGGATTTCTCTACGGTTGGACTCTTTTCGTTGTCATACAAACGGGCACGATCGCAGCGGTCGCCGTTGCGTTCGGAAAGTTTCTCGGCGTGCTCTGGCCGGCGATGACGCCGGATCTGTACTCTTGGTTTCCTCATTTCTCGTTCACGCTCACGGGCGCACCGGTGGACGTCGGACTGTCGCCGCAGCGTCTCATCGCACTGGTCACGGTGTGGGTACTCACCTGGATCAATCTTCGGGGCGTGCGTGAAGGAAAGCTCGTTCAGACGACGCTGACTATTGCCAAGGTGGGTGTCCTCGCCCTTCTCGTCATTCTCGGACTCACCATCGGGCGGAACGCGACCGCCATTCTCGCGAATTTCTCGCCGGGTAATTTCGCGCCACACGTCGATCTCAACGGAGCGTTCGTCGTCGCGTTCGGCGCGGCGATGGTCGGCTCGCTCTTCTCCAGCGATTCGTGGAACAACGTGACGTTCGCTGCTGCCGAAGTTCAGAATCCCAAGCGCAACCTCCCGCTGTCGCTCGCCATCGGCGCGGGGATGGTGACGGTTCTCTACATCCTCGGCAACTTCGCCTATCTGAGCGTGCTTCCGCTGCACGGCACGGCCAATGGTGCGACGGTGCTCGCGCGCGGTATCCAGTTCGCCACGCAGGATCGCGTCGGGACGGCAACTGCCGAAGTGATTTTCGGCGCCGCTGGCGGGAGCATAGTCGCGGCGGCGATTCTCATATCCACATTCGGTTGCAACAACGGGCTCATCCTGTCCGGTGCTCGCGTGTACTGGGCGATGGCACGCGACCGTCTCTTCTTCGCTCGCGCGGGCACACTGAGTGCACGCGAAGTCCCCGCGTTCGGACTGATCACCCAGGCGATCTGGACCAGCTTCCTGTGCCTCACGGGGACGTACAACCAGCTGCTGGCATATGTGATCTTTGCTCAGCTGCTGTTCTACGCCGCGACGACAACGGGTCTTTTCGTGCTACGTCGCACGCGTCCCGACGCCGAGCGTCCGTACAAGGCGATCGGGTACCCCGTGCTGCCGGCGTTGTATGTGGTGCTGGCGCTGGCAGTTGCTCTAACTCTCCTGCTGGCGCCGGATACGAGAACGCAGTCCGTGGCCGGACTGATCATCGTTCTCATTGGTGTTCCTGTGTACTTTCTGTGGCGCGGTGTAGCGGGCGACGCTGCGCGCAATACTGAATGA
- a CDS encoding sodium-translocating pyrophosphatase has protein sequence MTVSQSSLLWIVLGCSAFALLFAIWLSRWVLSRGRGNADMQKISDAIQQGAEAYLARQYKTIAALALVVAIVLAVGYGVLRTSIPTDPVSSSTLLAIYITLSFLLGALSSGIAGYMGMWISIRANIRVAAAATTSLNGALQTALRSGAVSGLFTVAMSLAGVGGLFAVINNFVPPGLAPDVWAQRIPYLIVGYGFGASFVALFAQLGGGIYTKAADVGADLVGKVEAGIPEDDPRNPAVIADLVGDNVGDCAGRGADLFESIAAENIGAMILGVILFSQFGIAGILFPLVIGGLGLLCSIVGVMSVRTREDADPMQALNRGYYVTAALVTIVFFFATRWLLNPISAPDAWWHFFICGLIGIATSIAFVFITQYYTEYRYRPVLGIAEASQTGPATNIIAGLAVGMESTVLPVITIAIAIIASYHLGEASGVAQAGLFGTAVATMGMLGTAGYILAMDVFGPITDNAGGIVEMSKQPEEIRNITDRLDSVGNTTKALTKGYAIGSAALAAFLLFSAYLDEVRNYRGGVPIKVDLARPEVFVAGLLGAMLVFWFSSLALTAVRKAASSVITEVRRQFRERPGIMLGTESPDYGTAVDIVTVGALKAMIAPGALVVLFPIAVGLVFKQFGVGAEAVAAFLMIGTIAGILMAGFLNNGGGAWDNAKKYIETGAYGGKRSDAHKAAVVGDTVGDPFKDTAGPSLHVLIKLLSTITLVLAPLFI, from the coding sequence ATGACCGTTTCGCAATCATCGCTCCTCTGGATCGTACTCGGCTGCAGCGCATTCGCACTGCTCTTCGCGATCTGGCTTTCAAGATGGGTTCTTTCGCGCGGGCGCGGCAACGCCGACATGCAGAAGATCTCGGACGCCATTCAGCAGGGCGCCGAGGCATATCTGGCGCGACAGTACAAGACAATCGCGGCACTCGCGCTGGTCGTTGCGATCGTGTTGGCGGTCGGTTACGGCGTGTTGAGGACGAGCATTCCGACCGATCCGGTGAGCAGCTCGACGTTGCTCGCGATCTACATAACGTTGTCGTTCCTGCTTGGCGCGCTCAGTTCCGGCATTGCGGGATACATGGGGATGTGGATCTCGATACGAGCCAACATCCGTGTCGCCGCGGCCGCGACCACGTCACTGAACGGTGCGCTTCAGACTGCGCTTCGGTCCGGTGCGGTGTCGGGACTCTTCACCGTCGCGATGAGTCTCGCGGGCGTGGGCGGGCTCTTTGCCGTGATCAACAACTTTGTGCCGCCGGGTCTCGCACCCGATGTCTGGGCACAGCGAATCCCGTATCTCATCGTCGGCTACGGCTTCGGCGCCTCGTTCGTGGCACTGTTCGCGCAGCTGGGCGGTGGTATCTACACCAAGGCCGCCGACGTCGGCGCCGATCTGGTCGGCAAGGTCGAGGCCGGCATTCCTGAAGATGACCCGCGGAATCCGGCGGTGATCGCTGATCTCGTCGGTGACAACGTCGGCGATTGTGCCGGCCGTGGTGCCGATCTGTTCGAGAGCATCGCCGCGGAGAACATCGGTGCGATGATTCTTGGCGTGATTCTGTTCAGCCAGTTCGGTATCGCAGGAATTCTGTTCCCGCTCGTGATCGGTGGACTCGGTCTGCTGTGCTCGATCGTCGGAGTGATGTCTGTTCGCACGCGCGAAGATGCGGATCCGATGCAGGCGCTGAACCGCGGGTACTACGTGACGGCGGCGCTCGTAACGATCGTATTCTTCTTTGCGACGCGCTGGCTGCTCAATCCGATATCCGCCCCGGATGCGTGGTGGCACTTCTTCATCTGCGGACTGATCGGCATCGCGACATCCATCGCGTTCGTCTTCATCACGCAGTACTACACCGAGTATCGCTACCGCCCGGTGCTTGGGATCGCGGAAGCGAGCCAGACGGGACCGGCGACGAACATCATCGCCGGCCTCGCAGTTGGGATGGAGTCGACTGTTCTTCCTGTGATCACGATCGCGATTGCGATCATCGCGAGTTATCATCTCGGCGAGGCGAGCGGAGTCGCGCAGGCGGGCCTGTTCGGGACCGCCGTCGCTACCATGGGAATGCTCGGCACGGCGGGTTACATCCTGGCAATGGATGTCTTCGGACCGATCACCGACAACGCTGGCGGCATCGTCGAGATGTCCAAGCAGCCGGAAGAAATCCGCAACATCACCGACCGGCTTGATTCTGTCGGCAATACCACCAAGGCGCTCACCAAGGGTTACGCGATTGGGTCCGCGGCACTGGCCGCGTTCCTGCTTTTCTCCGCGTATCTGGACGAAGTTCGCAACTATCGCGGCGGCGTTCCGATCAAGGTCGATCTGGCGCGCCCGGAGGTGTTCGTCGCTGGTCTGCTTGGCGCGATGCTCGTCTTCTGGTTCTCGTCGCTGGCGCTCACGGCAGTACGCAAGGCCGCATCGTCGGTGATCACGGAAGTGCGTCGCCAGTTCCGCGAGCGTCCGGGGATCATGCTCGGAACCGAAAGTCCGGATTACGGAACGGCCGTAGACATCGTGACGGTGGGTGCGTTGAAGGCGATGATCGCGCCCGGTGCACTTGTAGTGCTGTTCCCGATCGCTGTCGGACTGGTATTCAAGCAGTTCGGCGTTGGCGCGGAAGCGGTTGCAGCGTTCCTCATGATCGGTACTATCGCTGGAATTCTCATGGCGGGCTTCCTGAACAACGGCGGCGGCGCGTGGGACAATGCGAAGAAGTACATCGAGACCGGCGCATACGGTGGCAAACGGTCAGACGCACATAAGGCAGCTGTGGTCGGCGATACGGTCGGTGATCCGTTCAAGGATACGGCTGGTCCGTCGCTGCACGTGCTCATCAAGCTGTTGAGCACGATCACTCTGGTCCTTGCACCGCTGTTCATTTGA